The following coding sequences lie in one Benincasa hispida cultivar B227 chromosome 6, ASM972705v1, whole genome shotgun sequence genomic window:
- the LOC120080077 gene encoding 16 kDa phloem protein 1: protein MAIGTLEVKLVNAKGLRGTDFLGGIDPYVLIQYKGQERKSSVARNEGGGPVWNEKFTFRAEYPGSGDDFKIILKIMDHDTFSADDFIGQTSIYVEDLLALGVENGVSELRPQKYSVVGDNLNYSGEIQVGVTFTQKETEYDGEEVGGWKQSEY, encoded by the exons ATGGCTATTGGAACTTTGGAGGTGAAATTGGTAAACGCAAAAGGACTTCGAGGCACAGATTTTCTGG GTGGAATTGACCCCTATGTTCTGATTCAGTATAAAGGCCAAGAACGCAAGAGCAGTGTTGCCAGAA ATGAAGGAGGAGGTCCAGTATGGAATGAGAAATTTACTTTCAGAGCAGAGTACCCCGGAAGCGGCGACGACTTCAAGATCATCCTCAAGATCATGGACCATGACACCTTCTCCGCTGATGATTTTATTGGCCAAACCTC GATATATGTCGAAGATTTATTAGCTCTTGGAGTCGAAAATGGCGTGTCTGAGTTACGACCTCAAAAGTATAGCGTAGTGGGAGACAATCTCAACTACTCCGGAGAAATTCAAGTTGGAGTGACCTTCACTCAGAAG GAAACTGAATATGATGGAGAAGAAGTGGGAGGATGGAAGCAAAGTGAATACTAA